The genomic interval CAGGATGAAGTACTCCTGCAAAATGCGGTAGCCGGGAAACGATCGGGCCGGAAAGGGGATCAGGGCCTCGTTTTCGTCGAAACCGACCGGGGTGACGGCCTGCCGGCCCAGATCGACGTTTTGACCCTGATCCGTGGTCAGCCGGACATCGCGCAATCGGGTGAAGAGCATCCAGTAGCGCCGGGACGCTTCGGTATAGATGCCGGCCAGGTGAAACCGGATGCTGTCCGGTTGGAAGGCGGTCACGTCCATGCCCTCCAGGCGCAGGGTGACGCACAACACCCCGTTGCCACCGCCCGAGGCAGTGAACTGGACGGCGGCTATGGAGAGGGGCGACAGCGCCACATCGGAGCGGGTGGTGAAGGTGCAGCGCGTCCCCTCGGATTCGACCGCATCGATGGCGCTTCCCTTCGGGATAACGAGGGTTTCGCGCAGGCTGCGTTTGGGTGTGAAACGGATCAGGGTGGCCGAGGGGATGGGGCGCAGATAGTGCGGGAAGATGAGCTGGATCAACCCGTGCACGATTTCCGGGAAATCGTTGTCCAGCTTTTCGTAAATCAGCCCGGAGAGAAAGGCGGTGCCTTCGAGCAGCCGCTCAACGTCGGGATCGGTGGATTGGCCGGCGAGCAGGGGGGCCAGGGCCGGATGGGCCTCGGCGAATTCCAGGGCGAGATCGCGCAGATTGGCCAGTTCTCTTTCGTAGTATTTGCCGATCACCTGAAATTACTCCAATACGGTAATGTGGCCGTCGGAAGTGAGGACCGTTTCGAAAACCACCGGTATGTCGCGCGTTTCCCCTCTGACCTTGGCCGACAATTTGAACCCGATCTTGAAAGATTGTTGGGAGAGGGGTTCAAAATCGACCGTCACGTCGGTCAGGCGCGGTTCATAGGTGTTGATGACACGGGTGATGGTATCCGCCATTTCGGGCAGGGCATCCGCGCTGAGTGAACTCGAAACGCTGGTAAAGTCGGGCATGCCGAGGTCCGTCGCGATGAGGGCGCTGCCCTGGCGCGTGTTGAGGATTTTGCCCAGATGATCCAGGACCGATGATATGGCCGCCCGGGGATCGGATTCGCCCCGCCAGTCCGGGTTTCGATCTATCGCCCGCAATCTTTCCAGAAGCCGCTTTTCCCGCATCGCGCCCCGTCATCTCCGGTCGTCTTTAACCTGGAATCGGTACAAATTGTCAGAATCATAGTCTTTTTCTTGAGAAATCACAATCCCTTTCATCTCTCTCCAGCTATTCTATCCGTATGTTAGTGAACTCGCCGGCCCGGGGGA from Desulfatitalea tepidiphila carries:
- the tssE gene encoding type VI secretion system baseplate subunit TssE, whose product is MREKRLLERLRAIDRNPDWRGESDPRAAISSVLDHLGKILNTRQGSALIATDLGMPDFTSVSSSLSADALPEMADTITRVINTYEPRLTDVTVDFEPLSQQSFKIGFKLSAKVRGETRDIPVVFETVLTSDGHITVLE